A region of Streptomyces sp. NBC_01750 DNA encodes the following proteins:
- a CDS encoding Rossmann-like domain-containing protein: MTAITHTNITAASYDELVDRVLRGGFGPDPRTERIAVAFTTRQAVRHAGRSGGYRNEVLSLRLAEAVGSCAVEPGGLPDSAVDDCVGADIARLLAHDLLPVRVAALDAYLMHVLPHGSASGARPCPLPAGSSLEKSRARAKAVTGLLDVRPGRTVLVVGVVNSLLEALRARGLAYIPCDLKGGTTEWGEPVRTDALAELERCDAVLASGMTLGNGSFEPLREHALRHGKPLVMFAQTGSAVLPRLIGAGVSAVSAEPYPFFWLDGGPGIVHRYGGSECSGAAL; encoded by the coding sequence ATGACCGCCATCACCCACACGAACATCACCGCGGCCTCGTACGACGAACTCGTCGACCGTGTGCTCCGCGGTGGCTTCGGACCCGACCCGAGGACTGAGCGGATCGCCGTGGCGTTCACCACGCGCCAGGCTGTACGGCATGCCGGGCGCAGCGGCGGCTACCGCAACGAAGTGCTGAGCCTGCGCCTGGCCGAGGCCGTGGGCTCGTGCGCGGTCGAGCCCGGTGGGCTCCCCGACAGCGCGGTCGACGACTGTGTCGGCGCGGACATCGCCCGGCTGCTGGCGCACGATCTGCTGCCTGTACGGGTGGCCGCACTGGACGCCTACCTGATGCACGTGCTTCCCCACGGTTCCGCGAGCGGCGCACGGCCGTGTCCGCTCCCCGCCGGGAGCTCGCTGGAGAAGTCCCGGGCCAGGGCCAAGGCCGTCACCGGTCTGCTCGATGTCCGCCCAGGGCGCACTGTCCTCGTCGTCGGCGTGGTCAACTCGCTGCTGGAGGCCCTACGGGCGCGTGGGCTTGCGTACATACCCTGCGACCTCAAAGGCGGCACAACGGAGTGGGGCGAGCCGGTGCGCACCGACGCACTCGCGGAACTGGAACGCTGTGACGCCGTCCTCGCCTCGGGCATGACACTCGGCAACGGCAGCTTCGAGCCGTTGCGCGAGCACGCACTGCGGCACGGCAAGCCGCTGGTGATGTTCGCCCAGACCGGCAGCGCGGTGCTGCCGCGCCTCATCGGCGCCGGAGTCAGTGCGGTGTCCGCCGAGCCGTATCCCTTC
- the rpmF gene encoding 50S ribosomal protein L32 codes for MAVPKRKMSRSNTRHRRAQWKATTPQLVPITVDGVAYLVPQRLAKAYERGLLRPEG; via the coding sequence ATGGCCGTACCCAAGCGGAAGATGTCCCGCAGCAACACCCGCCACCGCCGCGCCCAGTGGAAGGCCACCACGCCGCAGCTCGTGCCGATCACGGTTGACGGCGTCGCCTATCTGGTGCCGCAGCGGCTGGCCAAGGCGTACGAGCGCGGTCTGCTGCGCCCCGAAGGCTGA
- a CDS encoding GNAT family N-acetyltransferase produces the protein MTDTPQDAPHPSYTVRPATVADVEGARRVMLDTFYRDFGYGYVPEWHRDVVDIMGTYLDNPRHLLLVAVRGGEVVATTGVRSVGPAHPPHPRWLAERYPPGTTAQIVRVYVKAEHRRHGLARTLVRRACEFAATTPGYDSIYLHTNVHVEGAEAFWRSMAKEVFDARTTGEHGPGVGTVHFEIPMPR, from the coding sequence ATGACCGACACCCCGCAGGACGCACCGCACCCCTCGTACACCGTGCGCCCCGCCACGGTCGCCGACGTGGAAGGAGCGCGCCGCGTGATGCTCGACACCTTCTACCGGGATTTCGGGTACGGCTACGTACCCGAATGGCACCGGGACGTCGTCGACATCATGGGCACCTACCTGGACAACCCCCGGCATCTGCTGCTGGTGGCGGTGCGCGGCGGCGAGGTGGTGGCCACGACCGGCGTGCGATCGGTCGGTCCGGCACATCCGCCACACCCACGCTGGCTCGCCGAGCGCTACCCGCCGGGCACGACCGCGCAGATCGTCCGTGTCTACGTCAAAGCCGAGCACCGGCGGCACGGTCTGGCGCGGACCCTGGTGCGCAGGGCATGCGAATTCGCCGCCACCACCCCGGGCTACGACAGCATCTACCTGCACACCAATGTCCATGTGGAGGGAGCCGAAGCCTTCTGGCGGAGCATGGCCAAGGAGGTCTTCGACGCCCGGACGACCGGTGAGCACGGTCCCGGTGTCGGCACGGTGCACTTCGAAATTCCGATGCCTCGGTGA
- a CDS encoding ATP-grasp domain-containing protein translates to MAHLLMVESWVGSMSRLLPRAIREGGHEFTFLTRDLHHYLRSAPEGTAHPLLAAHNVLTADTNEVETLLPLVERAHGALGFDGVITSCDYYLPTAARIAGRLGLPGPSSAAVENACRKDATRRVLADAGVPGPRFAVCGDWAEAADAAREIGYPLVLKPVDLCAGMFVRRVDDESGLARAYRALADFPVNARGQRREPVVLLEELLQGPEVSVETVSFAGTARVVGVTDKSVGGAPAFIETGHMFPAALAAADGEAVAETAVQALKALGLDGVVAHTEIKLTADGPRVVEVNPRPAGNRITELIRHVAGIDLAAACVDVALGCEPDLRRRATGLRSAAIGFLVPDTGGVLEAVDGADDVRTAVDLLEIQLAEPGKVVTAAGSNNEYLGHVMVGDAEGLGARDRVETLLSALCPKVVGR, encoded by the coding sequence GTGGCCCATCTGCTGATGGTCGAGAGCTGGGTCGGATCGATGAGCAGGCTGCTGCCAAGAGCGATCCGCGAGGGCGGGCACGAGTTCACCTTCCTCACCCGTGATCTGCACCATTACTTGCGCTCCGCCCCTGAGGGCACCGCGCACCCGCTGCTCGCCGCGCACAACGTGCTGACCGCCGACACCAACGAAGTCGAGACGTTGCTGCCCCTGGTCGAGCGCGCCCACGGTGCGCTGGGCTTCGACGGGGTGATCACCTCCTGCGACTACTACCTCCCGACGGCCGCACGGATCGCCGGCCGCCTGGGGCTGCCGGGCCCCTCCTCTGCAGCGGTCGAGAACGCCTGCCGCAAGGACGCGACGCGCCGTGTCCTGGCCGATGCCGGAGTGCCGGGGCCCCGCTTCGCGGTCTGCGGGGACTGGGCCGAGGCCGCCGATGCGGCGCGGGAGATCGGGTACCCGCTCGTGCTCAAGCCCGTGGACCTGTGCGCCGGGATGTTCGTACGCCGTGTCGACGACGAGTCGGGGCTGGCCCGCGCCTACAGGGCGCTCGCCGACTTCCCCGTCAACGCGCGAGGCCAGCGCCGCGAGCCCGTGGTGCTGCTCGAAGAACTGCTCCAGGGGCCGGAAGTCAGCGTCGAGACCGTGTCGTTCGCCGGAACGGCGCGGGTGGTCGGGGTGACCGACAAGAGCGTCGGTGGGGCGCCGGCCTTCATCGAGACCGGCCACATGTTCCCCGCGGCGCTCGCTGCCGCAGACGGCGAGGCGGTTGCGGAGACGGCTGTTCAGGCGCTGAAGGCCCTCGGTCTGGACGGGGTCGTGGCGCACACCGAGATCAAGCTGACGGCCGACGGGCCACGTGTGGTCGAGGTCAACCCCCGCCCCGCCGGTAACCGCATCACCGAACTGATCCGTCATGTGGCGGGGATCGATCTCGCCGCCGCCTGTGTCGACGTGGCCCTGGGCTGCGAACCGGACCTGCGCCGACGAGCCACCGGTCTGCGCAGCGCCGCCATCGGGTTCCTGGTGCCGGACACCGGGGGAGTGCTGGAGGCCGTCGACGGAGCCGACGACGTGCGCACGGCAGTGGACCTGTTGGAGATCCAGCTCGCCGAGCCCGGCAAGGTCGTCACGGCGGCGGGCAGCAACAACGAGTACCTGGGCCACGTCATGGTCGGTGATGCCGAGGGCCTCGGGGCTCGCGACCGGGTCGAGACGCTGCTCTCGGCGCTCTGTCCGAAGGTGGTCGGCCGATGA
- a CDS encoding GTP-binding protein codes for MTEQLPVTVLSGFLGAGKTTLLNHVLSNREGMRVAVIVNDMSEINIDAALVRGGEAVLSRTEERLVEMTNGCICCTLRDDLLEEVDRLAREGRFDYLLIESSGISEPMPVAATFAFPRDDGATLGDLARLDTMVTVVDAANFLPELAGGDGLAERGLDQYEDDERTVSDLLMDQIEFADVIVLNKLDLVDTESADRLRAALTRLNPVARIVAATRGRVDLSDVLGTGLFDLERAQQAPGWVMELNGDHVPETEEYGISSTVFRSEAPFHAGRLWTFVTEGLDSGAFGRVLRSKGFFWLANRPNVTGLWSQAGSVARFEPSGARDADSAQGQELVFIGTDLRVEPLQAALAGCLMKEGESLPDVDPFPAWDTYGIDDACEHEHPELVPQR; via the coding sequence ATGACGGAACAACTGCCTGTCACCGTCCTGTCCGGTTTCCTCGGGGCGGGCAAGACCACTCTGCTCAACCATGTGTTGAGCAACCGCGAGGGCATGCGCGTCGCGGTCATCGTCAACGACATGAGCGAGATCAACATCGACGCCGCACTGGTGCGCGGCGGCGAGGCCGTCCTGTCGCGGACCGAGGAACGCCTGGTCGAGATGACCAATGGGTGCATCTGCTGCACCCTGCGCGACGACCTGCTCGAGGAGGTGGACCGTCTCGCCCGCGAGGGCCGCTTCGACTACCTGCTCATCGAGTCCAGCGGCATCTCCGAACCGATGCCTGTCGCAGCGACCTTCGCCTTCCCTCGCGACGACGGCGCCACGCTCGGCGATCTGGCCCGCCTCGACACCATGGTCACGGTCGTCGACGCCGCCAATTTCCTGCCGGAACTGGCAGGCGGGGACGGGCTCGCCGAGCGGGGACTCGACCAGTACGAGGACGACGAACGCACCGTCAGCGACCTGCTGATGGACCAGATCGAGTTCGCCGACGTCATCGTGCTCAACAAACTCGACCTCGTCGACACGGAGAGCGCCGACCGGCTGCGGGCCGCCCTGACCCGCCTCAACCCGGTGGCCCGGATCGTGGCGGCCACCCGCGGGCGCGTGGACCTCAGCGATGTGCTTGGGACCGGTCTGTTCGACCTGGAGCGTGCACAGCAGGCCCCGGGCTGGGTGATGGAACTCAACGGCGATCACGTGCCGGAGACCGAGGAGTACGGCATCTCCAGCACGGTCTTCCGCTCCGAGGCGCCGTTCCACGCGGGACGCCTGTGGACATTCGTCACCGAGGGACTCGACAGCGGGGCCTTCGGGCGCGTCTTGCGCTCCAAGGGCTTCTTCTGGCTGGCCAACCGGCCCAACGTGACCGGCCTGTGGTCACAGGCCGGCTCCGTCGCCCGCTTCGAACCCTCCGGCGCCCGGGACGCGGACAGCGCGCAGGGCCAAGAACTGGTTTTCATCGGCACCGACCTGCGCGTCGAGCCACTTCAGGCTGCCTTGGCCGGCTGCCTTATGAAGGAGGGCGAAAGCCTGCCGGACGTCGATCCGTTTCCCGCGTGGGACACCTACGGAATCGACGACGCCTGCGAGCACGAGCACCCCGAACTCGTACCGCAGAGGTGA
- a CDS encoding permease: MPPQTPEPIVSEADGLVKDVRVDAPGQPATGNGPGRPAPPSVLVAGAASVLAVVGLAWAGGAADWLSHPGFRAWQTICVAVTVQALPFLILGTLISGAVNAFVPAHAFSKGLPRNPALAVPVASVAGIVLPGCECASVPVAGSLIRRGVTPAAAFAFLLSAPAVNPIVLTATAVAFPGSPEMVAARLIASLAVSAAMGWLWLKLGRSEWLRMPDRHTGHEDGHSRWEEFRLGFQHDFLHAGGFLVLGAMAAATFNVTVPRSVLETFSGSPWMSVLFLAGLAIVLAVCSEADAFVAASLTGFSPTARLTFMVVGPMVDVKLIALQAGTFGRSFAVRFSAATAVVAIVCSALVGWWLL; this comes from the coding sequence ATGCCTCCCCAGACACCGGAGCCGATCGTGAGCGAAGCGGACGGGTTGGTGAAAGACGTGCGGGTCGACGCACCCGGGCAGCCCGCCACGGGCAACGGCCCGGGTCGCCCCGCCCCGCCGTCCGTCCTCGTCGCAGGCGCAGCCTCGGTCCTGGCCGTCGTTGGGCTCGCCTGGGCTGGAGGAGCGGCGGACTGGCTGAGTCACCCCGGCTTCCGCGCCTGGCAGACGATCTGCGTGGCCGTCACCGTCCAGGCCCTGCCGTTCCTCATCCTGGGCACGCTCATCTCCGGAGCGGTCAACGCCTTCGTACCGGCGCATGCGTTCAGTAAGGGGCTCCCGCGCAATCCTGCCCTCGCGGTGCCGGTGGCGAGCGTGGCCGGGATCGTGCTGCCGGGCTGCGAGTGCGCGTCGGTACCTGTGGCCGGGAGTCTGATCCGTCGGGGTGTGACGCCGGCTGCCGCTTTCGCGTTCCTGCTGTCCGCGCCGGCCGTCAATCCGATCGTGCTGACCGCAACTGCCGTTGCTTTCCCGGGCAGTCCGGAGATGGTTGCAGCGCGGCTCATTGCCTCGCTCGCCGTCTCCGCGGCGATGGGGTGGCTGTGGTTGAAGCTCGGGCGCTCGGAGTGGCTGCGGATGCCGGACCGGCACACCGGGCACGAGGACGGGCACAGCCGGTGGGAGGAGTTCCGGCTCGGCTTCCAGCACGACTTCCTGCACGCCGGCGGGTTCCTCGTACTCGGCGCCATGGCCGCGGCCACCTTCAATGTCACCGTGCCACGATCGGTGCTGGAGACCTTCTCCGGATCGCCCTGGATGTCGGTGCTGTTCCTCGCCGGGCTCGCGATCGTTCTCGCCGTCTGCTCGGAGGCCGACGCTTTCGTCGCCGCCTCGCTGACCGGCTTCTCGCCCACCGCCCGCCTGACGTTCATGGTGGTCGGCCCCATGGTCGACGTGAAACTGATCGCCCTGCAGGCCGGAACGTTCGGCCGGTCCTTCGCGGTCCGGTTCTCGGCGGCCACCGCGGTGGTCGCCATCGTGTGCAGTGCCCTCGTCGGGTGGTGGCTGCTGTGA